In the Flavisolibacter tropicus genome, one interval contains:
- a CDS encoding glutathione peroxidase: MKTLLLAALFSTFLFNTPTIYELKTNSIEEGKQINFSDYKGKKILIVNTACKSPYTFQIEAMQQLYSAYREKLVVIAFPAGNDFGDQELKTNKQIQAFFRDSYGATFPITEQTTVKGTNCHPVFQYLIEEAKKMAVTEPVKWNFTKFLLDENGQLIKVFPADISPLSPDITSLLNNTKQPWSLD; this comes from the coding sequence ATGAAAACACTTTTACTCGCTGCCCTATTCAGCACCTTTTTATTTAACACACCTACTATTTACGAACTCAAGACGAACTCTATTGAAGAAGGTAAGCAGATTAATTTCTCCGATTACAAAGGCAAAAAGATACTCATTGTAAATACCGCTTGCAAATCACCTTATACCTTTCAAATAGAGGCGATGCAGCAACTATACAGTGCTTATAGAGAAAAACTGGTAGTTATAGCGTTTCCTGCAGGCAACGATTTCGGCGACCAGGAATTAAAAACCAATAAACAAATACAGGCTTTTTTCAGAGATTCATACGGTGCCACCTTCCCTATCACTGAGCAAACTACTGTAAAAGGCACGAATTGCCATCCAGTGTTTCAGTACCTGATAGAAGAGGCAAAAAAAATGGCCGTTACCGAACCTGTTAAATGGAACTTTACCAAGTTTCTCTTGGATGAGAATGGGCAGTTAATCAAAGTATTTCCGGCCGATATTTCCCCATTAAGCCCTGATATTACCAGCCTATTAAACAATACTAAGCAGCCCTGGAGCTTAGATTA